The Granulicella sp. 5B5 nucleotide sequence GCCACGAAGCACCTCGGCGAGATCGCCCTCACGCCGCTTCGTCTCACCGCCAACTTCCGCTCGCAGGCCGCACTCGTTGAAGGCCCCGGCGCCTTCAACGACGCCTTCTCACGCCTCTTTCTCCCGCCCGGCGCTCCGATGACGGAGGCCATGGACGTCCCCTTCGTCGCCGCCACCGCCAGCCGCCCGCGCACGATCGAACCCGCTGTCGTCTGGCACACAGAACTACTTGCCGCAGACGACAGCACGCACGCAGAACATGAGGCCCACAGCATTCGCCACCTCATCGAGCAGCGCCTCTCACGGCCATTACCTGAAGGCCGCGCGAAGCCCTGGCGCATCGCCGTCCTCGGCCACGGCCGCCGACACCTGCAGGCCGTCGTCGCCGAGCTCAAGACCGATCGCGGCAACGGGCCGCTTCCCTTCAAGGCCATCAACCTTGACTCGCTCGAAGACCGCCCGGAGGTCCTCGACACGCTCGCGCTCACCCGCGCGCTGCTGCACCCCGCCGACCGCATCGCATGGCTCGCCGTGCTGCGCGCGCCGTGGTGTGGCCTCGACCGTGCCGACCTCCTCACACTCACCGGCGACAGTGTCCACGACGACAGCACTGTCGCGTCGCTCGTAGCCGCTCATGGAGACCGCCTCTCCACCACCGGTCAACGCCTTCTAGCTCGCGCCTGGACCGTCCTCCAAGCCGCTATCGACACCCTCGGCCAGACCTCGCTCGCCCTCCACGTCGAGCGCACCTGGCGCTCCCTCGGCGGCGACCGCATCCTCAGCGCAGAGTCGCAGCGCAACGTCCTGCGCTACCTCGCCCTGCTCCACGAGCTCGAGGCCGAAGGCGGCCGCGTCGATCTCGACGTCCTTACCGCACGTCTGCGCGAGCTCTACGCGGAGCCGCTGGCAGGAGACGCACAGATCGAACTCCTCACCATCCACAAGGCTAAGGGCCTCGAATGGGACATGGTCCTCGTCCCCGGCCTCGAGCGCGGCAGCGGCAACACGCGCACGCCGCTGCTCAACTGGCTTGAGTTCGATCTGCCCGCTCCGCATGACGAAGCTGCCGTCATCCTTGCGCCGATCGCCAGCAAAGGCACCTCCGCCGACAGGCTCAGCACCTGGCTCAACCAGCTCCGCAGCCAGCGCGAGCTCGCTGAACGCAAGCGCCTCTTCTACGTCGCCTCCACCCGCGCACAGGAGGAGCTGCATCTCTTCGCCGCCGTCGGAACTACCTCATCCGGCAACCTCGCCTCAGCGCACCACACGAGCCTGCTCAAGGCCTGCTGGCCCGCCGCCGAGCCGCACTTCGCCGCACAGCTCAACGGTCTCGCCTCCGTCACCCCTGACACTGAAGTGTCATCTCGACCAGAGTCCGCGGTTTTTGCGGACGTAGCGGAGAGACCTGCATCTGGTCTCGCCCTCGCAGCCTCGGTCGAGCAAGACACTGCAGCCACAACGCAGTACCTCAGCCGTCTGCCGCTCACCTTCGACCCCGCCGCCCGCTTCCGCGAAGCCGCAACCCATCGCCTCGACTACCCCGCCGCCACCACGCTTCCACAGGCCCGTACCTTCGACCGGCCCGAGGGCTCCTTCGGCGTCCGCGCCTTCGGCAACGTCGTCCACCGCTATCTGCAGTTGCTCGCCGATCGTCTCACCCACACCGCTTCCATTACCCTCGCCTCCGAGCTCACCAACTGGCTCCCGCGCCTCGAAGCCAGCCTGCGCAGCGAAGGCCTTCCCCCGCGCGACGCCACTCAGCAGGCCGCTCGCGCGCTCGAAGCCCTCACCCGCACCCTAGCCGACCCCACCGGCCTATGGCTGCTCTCGCCGCATCCACAGGCCGCCAGCGAAGGCGCCCTTACCGTTGCCGGTGCCACAGGCCTCCGTGTCGACCGCACCTTCCTCGCCGGACCCGAGCCGCTCTCCACCAGCGACAACACCATCTGGATCGTCGACTTCAAGACCACCGACCAGGGCTCACTCACCGACGCCGCCTTCGACGCCCTCCAACGCAACCGCTACAGCGCGCAACTCGAAGCCTACGCTCATATTCGCAGCCAACTCCCCGATGGCAACCGCCCTATCCAGCTGGGTCTCTACTTTCCCCTCGCGGCAAGACTTATCCACTGGGATTCAATCTTTCGTCATACCCGCTAACCCACATACCTGCAGAGAATTGCAGACCCCAGCCCTGGGGGTATGCTTTTTGGTACGTTACCTCTAGGCAGCAAAAGGCCGCATCAGACGACTACAGCCCGCAGCGCCTGCGTCAGCACCTCGGCAGCCCGCTCGCAGTCCTCACTGCTTACATCGAAGTGCGTCACCAGCCGCACAGTCTGCGGCCCGATGGCGCTGGCCAGCACGCCCTCACGCTTCAGCGCCGCCACCAGCTCGCTGGCATCCCCGCCCTTCAGCTTGAAGATCACGATGTTGGTCTGCACCATGCCCAAATCAATCTCGGCCTCATCGCACTGCGCCACAGCCTCGGCCAGCAGCCGAGCGTTCGCATGGTCCTCATGCAACCGCCACGGCATCTCCTCGAGCGCAATCAGCCCGGCAGCAGCCAGCACACCAGCCTGCCGCATGCCGCCGCCCAACGCCTTGCGAAACACCCGCGCGCGGTCAATATGCTTCTTCGCGCCCACCAACATCGACCCCACAGGCGCGCCCAACCCTTTGGACAAGCAGAACATCACCGTATCAAACCCGCGCGTCAGCTCCGCCACCGGCAAGCTCAGCGCCGACGCTGCATTGAACACCCGCGCCCCATCCAGATGCACTGGCAGCCCAGCCTCCTTCGCGCCGGCCCAGATCTCCTCCAGCACCGGCAGCGGCGTCACAATGCCGCCCGCGATGTTGTGCGTGTTCTCCAGCCAGATCAGCCCGGTCTGCGCGCGGTAATAAATCTTCGGCGAAATCAGCGGCTTGATCTTCTGCCACGTCAGCACGCCTCGCTCGCCCGCCACCGTGCGCGGCGCGCAGCCCGAGAACGCCGACACCATCGCCATCTCCCAGTCCAGAATGTGCGCCTGCGCCTCGCAGATCACCTCCTGCCCATGCTCCGTATGCAGCCGCGACGCGATCGTGTTCCCCATCGACCCCGTCGGCACAAAGATCGCAGCCTCTTTGCCAAAGATCTCCGCCGCGCGTTGTTCCAGCCTGTTGACGGTCGGGTCCTCGCCATACACATCATCCCCAACCTCAGCCGACGCCATCGCCGCCCGCATCGCCGCCGTCGGCTTCGTCACTGTATCGCTGCGCAAGTCAATCATCACTGTTTTGCCTTTCTTGGCGCCTCTTGGCGTCCTTCGCGTCTTGGCGTTTTCTGTTCACTCTACGCGGCAATGCCTTCCAGCAAGCGTCCAAACACATCATTCGACACTAGCCGTCCACGCAGCGTCAGCCGCCAGTGGCCGTCGTCATCCGTCATCAGCCCTTCAGCCACCAGCCCACGTGCGGCCTCTTCACACGATGCCACAAGCTCCCGTGGAAACGCTTCACGCAGCCCGGCAATCGGAACACCCTCGCTCATCCGCAGCCCAAGAAAGATCGTCTCCTCAAACGCCTCGTGCAGACCAACCGGCGTAGCCTCTCGCTCACTCTCCGCGCCCGCATACCGCGCCAGTTCATCAGGATTCGCAAACCGCATCGCACCACTCGCCGCAGGAAGCATCGAGTGCGCATCCAGCCCAAACCCGATATACGGCACCCGCTGCCAGTACTTCACATTATGTTTCGACCTGTGTTCCGCAGCCGCAAAGTTCGAAATCTCATACTGCGCAAACCCTGCCTTCGGCAGCCACTCGCAAGCCTGCTCATACAGCTCCGCAGCCATCTCTTCTTCTGGCACACCATGCGCATGGAACCGCTTGCCCCCCGCAAGCACCTCCTGTCCCAGACGCGAGTCCTCATCGATCTCCAGCATGTACACGCTCAGGTGCGTCAACCCCACACCCGTCGCCACCTCCAGCGAGTGCACCCAGCTTGCCTCCGTCTGATACGGCAGCCCAGCAATCAGGTCCGCCCCCACTTCCGCCAACCCCGCAGCCCGCAGTCGCACAATCTCCGCCACGCACTCGCGCTCCGTATGCAGCCGCCCCACGCTCGCCGACTCGCGATCCACAAAGCTCTGCACCCCCAGGCTCACGCGGTTTACGCCCAGCCGCTGCGCCTCTGCTAGAACTCGGTCGCCAATCTGCCCCGGCGCCGCCTCCAGCGTAATCTCCGCGCTATCTTCGATCTCGAACCGCCGCCGCAGAGCGTCAAACACCCGTCGCAACTGCTCGGGCTCCAAAAGACTCGGGGTCCCGCCACCGAAATACACGCTATCCACACGCCGCGGTAGCTCTGTCCCCAGCCGCTCCGCCGTCACCGCAGCCGCATCGATCTCTGCACAAAGCTGCTCAACGTACTGCTCCATAGCCGCTCCCGTCCCCACTCCCGACGCAAAGTTGCAAAAGCTGCACTTCGCCCGGCAAAACGGAACCGAAACGTACACTCCGAGCATCGAATTGGGAACCGCGGCCACAGCTCCATTCTTTCACGCACTGCAACCCCTTTCCGCCCAACCAAAACCCACCCCGTAGAATAGAGACAATGGCCGACGAGAAGGACAAACAGAAACAAGCCGCCAAACGCGTCGATGACGACGTCGTCGGCAAGGTCTACGACCGCCGGCTGATGAGCCGCCTCGTCCGCTACCTCGGCCCCTACAAGCTGCAGACCGCCATCTCCGGCATCTGCATCGTCATCAAGGCCGCCAGCGACATCTCCGGCCCCTACTTCGTCAAAGTCGCCGTTGACACCTACTTCGACCCCACGCACGGCAAGCACGGCTGGCTCTCGCACCACCTCTCGCCTGTGCCGCTCACCGGCGTCACCGAGCTCGCCATGCTCTATCTCGGCGCGCTCCTGCTCACCTTCGCGCTCGAGTTCGTCCAGACCTACCTCATGCAGTGGACCGGCCAGAAGATCATGTTCGATCTCCGCAGCCAGATCTTCCGCCACATCCAGCGCATGTCCGTCGGCTTCTTCGACCGCACCCCCGTCGGCCGCCTCGTCACCCGCGTCACGTCGGACGTCGACGCGCTCAACGAAATGTTCACCTCCGGCGTGCTCGCCATCTTTGAGGATGTCTTCGCGCTCAGCTTCATCGTCATCATCATGCTCACCATGAGCTGGCCGCTGGCGCTGCTCACCCTCTGCGCCATCCCCGGCATCCTCTACGCCACCTCGCTCTTCCGCAAGCACGTCCGCCAGAGCTACCGCCGCCAGCGCGCCGCCACAGCCAAAATCAACGCCTTCACGCAGGAGTACGTCTCCGGCATGAGCGTCGTCCAGCTCTTCAACCGCGAGCGCCGCGCCTTCGACGACTTCTCCGCCATCAACGACGAGAACAAAAAAGCCTGGACCGACGCCATCTTCGCCTATGCCCTCTACTATCCGGTCGTCGAGCTCATCAGCTCCATCGCCATCGCCATGATCCTCTGGATCGGCGGCCGCGCCGCGCTGCAGAGCAGCGAGTTCCACTGGCTCACCGGTCACAGCTACATCGTCAACGGCATCGTGCACTCCAGCTTCTTCGGCACAGTCACTCTCGGCATCCTGATCGCGTTCATCCAGTACGCGCAGCGCTTCTTCCGCCCCATCCAGGACCTCAGCGACAAGTTCAACATCCTGCAAGCCGCCATGGCCGCAGCCGAGCGCATCTTCAAGCTCCTCGACACCGAACCCGACATCCAGTCTCCCGCGCACCCAATCCTCGGTGACGCCTCCGGTCGCATCGAGTTCCGCAACGTCTGGTTCACCTACCAGCGCCTGACGGACGATCAGCAAGCCGCCCTCGCATCCCTCAACACAAACGGAGGGAGCAGTAGCGGAGGGAGCAGTGGCCTTCAGGCCACTGAATTAGGCTTTTCTACAAATGGGGCTTTAGCCCCGGAGGGACTCCTCGCCAACATCGAATGGATCCTCCGCGGCGTCAGCTTCACCATCGAGCCCAACCAGACTGCCGCCATCGTCGGCCACACCGGCGCCGGCAAAACCACCATCACCGCGCTCATGATGCGCTTCTACGATGTGCAGGCCGGCCAAGTACTCATCGACGGCGTCGACGTCCGCGACCAGGACCTCAAGGCCCTTCGATGTCGTTTCGGAGTCGTCCTCCAGGACCCGTTCCTCTTCAGCGGCACCATCGCTGCAAATATCCGCCTCGGCTCCAGCTGGATCACCGACGACGACGTCGCCAACGCAGCCGACGAGGTCAACGTCGCCGACTTCATCCGCACGCTCCCCGCTCAGTTCAACGAGCCTGTGCTCGAACGCGGCTCAACACTCTCCACCGGCCAGAAGCAGCTCATCAGCTTCGCGCGCGCCCTCGCACACCGCCCCGGCATCCTTATCCTCGACGAAGCCACCAGCTCCGTCGACACCGAAACCGAGTTCCGCGTACGTCTCGCCATCGAGCGCCTCATCACCGGCCGCACCAGTGTACTCATCGCGCACCGCCTCTCCACCATCCAGCGCGCCGACACCATCCTCGTCATGCACAAAGGCAAGCTCCGCGAGCAGGGCACGCACCAGCAGCTGCTCACCATGCGAGGTCTCTACTTCAAGCTCTACCAGCTCCAATACAAAGATCAGGAACTACCCGACGCAGCCCTCGGCACCCCGCTCACCGCCTAATCACCGCACCACAACCAGCTCCGCACGCTCCCACGCAGCCATCCCGCCCGCCAACGTGCTGACGCGATCAATCCCCGCACGCTCCAGCAGGCTCGCGGCGATACTCGCCCTCAGCCCGCTCTCACACACAGTCACCACCTCGCGATCACGCGGCAGGCTAGCCAGCGCTCCCGGCAGATCACCGAGTATCACATGCACCGAGCCCGGAATGCTTCCATGCCCGCGCTCCTGATCGTTGCGCACATCCAGCACAAGCATCTCCGCACTCCGCTCCACATCCTCCGCACTCCTGCGTGGCGTCACCGCTACAGGCATCCCGCTCGCGGCCCATCCCGCAACACCGCCATCAAGATGCCCCATCACCTCATCGAGTCCCACCCGCGCCAGCACCACACGAATCGCCGCGTCATCCCCGCCATCCGTTACAAGCACAATCGGCTTCTCCACATCCACAAGCCATCCTGCCCACATCGAAAAACTCGGCCCCGCAGCGATATGCAGTGCGCCCGGAACATGCGCCACACTGAACGCCTCCACGCTGCGCACATCCAGTAGCGTCACGCTCCCTGCACGCACCAACTCCGCCACACGCTCAACAGGCAGCGCCTTAGCACCCCGCACCAACTCCAGGGCAACCGCACCCTTCGCATTCAGCGCCTTCATCCGCGGATAGTACGCAGGCAGCTCCGGCACCGTCGCAAGTATCTCCGCAACAAAGGCCTCTTCGCCCAGATGAAAGAACGGGTTCATCGCCCGCTCCGCGCCCAGCGCCGTCTCCGTCGCATCGCGCATGCCCGCACCACACAGCGACCCTGCGCCATGCCCCGGATACGCCTTCAGCGCATCCGGCAACGCCCGCATCTGCTGCACGCTGCGATACAACGAGTGCGCCAGCTCCACCTTCGCATCCTCACCCAGCAGGTCCGGTCGTCCCAGCGATCCCACAAACAAAAAATCTCCGCTGAACATCGCCACCGGCGTCTCGCTTCCCTCTTCATACAACAGATAGGAAAGATGCTCCGGCGTGTGCCCCGGCGTATGCAGCGCCTTCAACTCCGCGTTGCCAACCCGCACTGAATCACCATCACGCAGTTTGCGGTGCGGCATCGCATACACAAAGTGCTCGCCTTCGTCATAGGCGCTGAGCGCCAGCTCCGCGCCCGTGATCGCCGCCAGTTCACACGAACCCGCAGCAAAGTCCGCATGGATATGTGTCTCCACAATCGCCTTGATGCGCACACCCTCGCTCTGCGCATACTTCACATAGCGCTCCACATCGCGCATCGGATCAACCACCACCGCCTCCCCACCATCGGAGACCATATACGCATACTGTGCCAGCCCCGGCACCTCGAACCGCTCGATCTTCATCGCCACATCCTTAGCCGCAAAGCTTCATCACAGTATTGCAAGATTGCGGGCTGCCCAATCAATCCGCCAGCGTCCACGACATCTGTATGATGGCCTCATTACTCGGTCGTCTGCCCTGGAACCGTCCCACCCCCAGCGCAGCAGCGCCTGTGAGGTCTTAAGCATGAACCCACTGTACGTCTTCGGCGGCCTCACCCTCGGCGTCGCCGCTGGAATCCTCTCCGGCATCATCGGCATCGGCGGCGGCATCCTGCTGATTCCCGCCCTCATGTACGCCTTCGGCCAGTCGCAGCTCAAGGCGCAGGGCACCTCGCTCGCCATTCTGTTGCTCCCTGTCGGCATCTTCGCCGTCATCCCGTACTACCGCGACGGACAGGTCGACATCAGGCTTGCCGCGCTCGTCGCAGCAGGCTTCTGCATCGGCGGATGGTTCGGCGGATCATGGGCGCAGCATCTTCCCGCCGTTGTACTGCGCCGCGGCTTCGCAACCCTGCTCCTCATCGTCGCCGCCAAGCTCTTCTTCACCAAGTAGCTCAGGCCTTTTTCTCGGCTTCGTCGCAAAGCTTCTCCACCCGCCGCGCGCGAGCATCCACAGTCTGGTAGTAGAACACCCCCAGCAAATGCTGCCGTCTCTGCGTCAGCGTCATCTTCGCCCAACCCGCCTTCGCCTTGGGCCGCCGCCGAAACGCCGCCGCAATCAACGGTGGCAGCTCGCGCTCACCCTCCATCCCCGCGAGCAGCCGCTCCGCCATCTGCTCACATCGTTTGCGCTGCGAGATCTCACTCTTGACGCCCACAATCCACTTCCCGATTTCGCGCCGCATGCTCTCGCTCAAGCTGTCGTAGTACTCACGCAGACCGTCCTCGTCATCCAGCAGAGCCGCCAACTCGTCCGGCGGTTCCGCCGGCCGGGGCTCCAGGTCCGCATCCAGCACAAACTCCGCCGTGCTACCCACTGCGATCCCCGCCGCGCGCTGCACACGGTTGTTCACCAGCAGCAGATACCTCCCACTCTCTCCCAGCACAGGAAACAGCGACGTCCGAAACTCAACACCATTCACATCGCCACGCACGCGCAGCCGCACCATCTCCTTCCACTGCGCATGTGGATCGAACGGCAGCCGCGCCACCGTCCACCCCAGCCCTTCGTGGCCGTGCTCCAGCGTTGCCTTGAACCGCTTCGCCTTGTTCGCCATGCCAACATCCTAACGCCAACCGGCTACACTTAAAGCAGAACCGACGAACTGAGTAGAAGCCATCGCCACGCACTCCAATCCGCGCATCTTTCTCTCCGCAGGCGAGGCCTCAGGCGACGCCTACGGCGCAGCCATCATCACCGCGCTCCGCCAGCAGCTTCCGCAAGCCGTCTTCAGCGGCCTCGGCGGCACGCAGATGGAGTCCGCCGGCCAGCATCGTATCGTCCGCGCCGAAGACGTCGCGCACATGGGCATCACCGAGGTCCTGCAGCACGCACCCTTCATCTATCGCCAGTACCGCAAACTCGTCGGCTCCATCCAGCGCGACCGCCCCAACGTCGCCATCCTCATCGACTTCCCCGACGTCAACTTCCGCCTCGCCAAACACCTGCACGCGACAGGCGTCCCCGTCGTCTGGTTCGTCAGCCCACAGCTTTGGGCCTGGAAGCGCCGCCGCCTGCGCTGGGTGCAGCAGCGCGTCTCGCGCATGCTCGTCATCTTCCCCTTCGAGGAGCCCTTCTACCGCAACCGAGGCGTCGACGCTCAGTTCGTAGGCCACCCACTCGCCGCCTCCGCCGAGCCACCCGCTGTCTCCCGCGAAGCCTACGCCGAGCAGCACAACCTCGACCCCAACCGCACCTGGATCGCGTTCCTCCCCGGCAGCCGTTGGAAGGAGATCCGCGCCAACCTGCCCACGCTGCATGAGCTCGCCGTCAGCGATCTCTTCTCCGCCTCCGCCGCCTACACCACCTTCGACGGCGACACCACCACCGCGCCCCGCGACCCCGCCGCCTACACCCGCTACGAGTTCCTCCTGCCCATTGCCAGCACCATCTCACCTGCCGCGCTCAACACCTACCTCGCCGAGCTCGACGCACAACATCTCCGCTACTTCGGCCCTACCGAGTTCACCCCCAACACCCGTCCCCGCATCACCCTGGTCCCCGACG carries:
- a CDS encoding GntG family PLP-dependent aldolase: MIDLRSDTVTKPTAAMRAAMASAEVGDDVYGEDPTVNRLEQRAAEIFGKEAAIFVPTGSMGNTIASRLHTEHGQEVICEAQAHILDWEMAMVSAFSGCAPRTVAGERGVLTWQKIKPLISPKIYYRAQTGLIWLENTHNIAGGIVTPLPVLEEIWAGAKEAGLPVHLDGARVFNAASALSLPVAELTRGFDTVMFCLSKGLGAPVGSMLVGAKKHIDRARVFRKALGGGMRQAGVLAAAGLIALEEMPWRLHEDHANARLLAEAVAQCDEAEIDLGMVQTNIVIFKLKGGDASELVAALKREGVLASAIGPQTVRLVTHFDVSSEDCERAAEVLTQALRAVVV
- a CDS encoding YdeI/OmpD-associated family protein, yielding MANKAKRFKATLEHGHEGLGWTVARLPFDPHAQWKEMVRLRVRGDVNGVEFRTSLFPVLGESGRYLLLVNNRVQRAAGIAVGSTAEFVLDADLEPRPAEPPDELAALLDDEDGLREYYDSLSESMRREIGKWIVGVKSEISQRKRCEQMAERLLAGMEGERELPPLIAAAFRRRPKAKAGWAKMTLTQRRQHLLGVFYYQTVDARARRVEKLCDEAEKKA
- a CDS encoding sulfite exporter TauE/SafE family protein; protein product: MNPLYVFGGLTLGVAAGILSGIIGIGGGILLIPALMYAFGQSQLKAQGTSLAILLLPVGIFAVIPYYRDGQVDIRLAALVAAGFCIGGWFGGSWAQHLPAVVLRRGFATLLLIVAAKLFFTK
- a CDS encoding ABC transporter ATP-binding protein yields the protein MADEKDKQKQAAKRVDDDVVGKVYDRRLMSRLVRYLGPYKLQTAISGICIVIKAASDISGPYFVKVAVDTYFDPTHGKHGWLSHHLSPVPLTGVTELAMLYLGALLLTFALEFVQTYLMQWTGQKIMFDLRSQIFRHIQRMSVGFFDRTPVGRLVTRVTSDVDALNEMFTSGVLAIFEDVFALSFIVIIMLTMSWPLALLTLCAIPGILYATSLFRKHVRQSYRRQRAATAKINAFTQEYVSGMSVVQLFNRERRAFDDFSAINDENKKAWTDAIFAYALYYPVVELISSIAIAMILWIGGRAALQSSEFHWLTGHSYIVNGIVHSSFFGTVTLGILIAFIQYAQRFFRPIQDLSDKFNILQAAMAAAERIFKLLDTEPDIQSPAHPILGDASGRIEFRNVWFTYQRLTDDQQAALASLNTNGGSSSGGSSGLQATELGFSTNGALAPEGLLANIEWILRGVSFTIEPNQTAAIVGHTGAGKTTITALMMRFYDVQAGQVLIDGVDVRDQDLKALRCRFGVVLQDPFLFSGTIAANIRLGSSWITDDDVANAADEVNVADFIRTLPAQFNEPVLERGSTLSTGQKQLISFARALAHRPGILILDEATSSVDTETEFRVRLAIERLITGRTSVLIAHRLSTIQRADTILVMHKGKLREQGTHQQLLTMRGLYFKLYQLQYKDQELPDAALGTPLTA
- the hemW gene encoding radical SAM family heme chaperone HemW; the protein is MLGVYVSVPFCRAKCSFCNFASGVGTGAAMEQYVEQLCAEIDAAAVTAERLGTELPRRVDSVYFGGGTPSLLEPEQLRRVFDALRRRFEIEDSAEITLEAAPGQIGDRVLAEAQRLGVNRVSLGVQSFVDRESASVGRLHTERECVAEIVRLRAAGLAEVGADLIAGLPYQTEASWVHSLEVATGVGLTHLSVYMLEIDEDSRLGQEVLAGGKRFHAHGVPEEEMAAELYEQACEWLPKAGFAQYEISNFAAAEHRSKHNVKYWQRVPYIGFGLDAHSMLPAASGAMRFANPDELARYAGAESEREATPVGLHEAFEETIFLGLRMSEGVPIAGLREAFPRELVASCEEAARGLVAEGLMTDDDGHWRLTLRGRLVSNDVFGRLLEGIAA
- a CDS encoding MBL fold metallo-hydrolase, encoding MKIERFEVPGLAQYAYMVSDGGEAVVVDPMRDVERYVKYAQSEGVRIKAIVETHIHADFAAGSCELAAITGAELALSAYDEGEHFVYAMPHRKLRDGDSVRVGNAELKALHTPGHTPEHLSYLLYEEGSETPVAMFSGDFLFVGSLGRPDLLGEDAKVELAHSLYRSVQQMRALPDALKAYPGHGAGSLCGAGMRDATETALGAERAMNPFFHLGEEAFVAEILATVPELPAYYPRMKALNAKGAVALELVRGAKALPVERVAELVRAGSVTLLDVRSVEAFSVAHVPGALHIAAGPSFSMWAGWLVDVEKPIVLVTDGGDDAAIRVVLARVGLDEVMGHLDGGVAGWAASGMPVAVTPRRSAEDVERSAEMLVLDVRNDQERGHGSIPGSVHVILGDLPGALASLPRDREVVTVCESGLRASIAASLLERAGIDRVSTLAGGMAAWERAELVVVR
- a CDS encoding UvrD-helicase domain-containing protein, whose protein sequence is MSNVVLFPGTQSPPLSDDAAREQALDIRASCIVEAPAGSGKTGLLVQRFLKLLADDSVDAPEEVLAVTFTRKATGELRERVLQQLAAAQAAIPLAADAPTFARNTREFALAVLERSQQRNWQLLEQPTRLNIQTFDAVGMQIANALPILAGGGGPRSPLEDARSLHRLAARHTLLELGGTDTALNDALRIVLLHRDGNLNDCETLIAEMLSKREQWGELVPLSRSLTNTELDTEVRPRLERSLQAIVNAGLQRAEAALPAGELAYLANFARQFATLPGYNDAPSPVAACVNKPHPPAPIVDDLDHWRTLIRLVLKESDGGWRKSLAINSLGFKPPKPALDDLKQHIAAMQSEPLRAALENVLTLPPPTYPDDQWRIAKALFLVLRRALAELKLLFASRGECDFTELALAARQVLRSDSTASDLALSAGGRLRHLLIDEMQDTSAGQYELVELLTRSWDGATQTLFLVGDPKQSIYLFRAASVERFLRTMATKHLGEIALTPLRLTANFRSQAALVEGPGAFNDAFSRLFLPPGAPMTEAMDVPFVAATASRPRTIEPAVVWHTELLAADDSTHAEHEAHSIRHLIEQRLSRPLPEGRAKPWRIAVLGHGRRHLQAVVAELKTDRGNGPLPFKAINLDSLEDRPEVLDTLALTRALLHPADRIAWLAVLRAPWCGLDRADLLTLTGDSVHDDSTVASLVAAHGDRLSTTGQRLLARAWTVLQAAIDTLGQTSLALHVERTWRSLGGDRILSAESQRNVLRYLALLHELEAEGGRVDLDVLTARLRELYAEPLAGDAQIELLTIHKAKGLEWDMVLVPGLERGSGNTRTPLLNWLEFDLPAPHDEAAVILAPIASKGTSADRLSTWLNQLRSQRELAERKRLFYVASTRAQEELHLFAAVGTTSSGNLASAHHTSLLKACWPAAEPHFAAQLNGLASVTPDTEVSSRPESAVFADVAERPASGLALAASVEQDTAATTQYLSRLPLTFDPAARFREAATHRLDYPAATTLPQARTFDRPEGSFGVRAFGNVVHRYLQLLADRLTHTASITLASELTNWLPRLEASLRSEGLPPRDATQQAARALEALTRTLADPTGLWLLSPHPQAASEGALTVAGATGLRVDRTFLAGPEPLSTSDNTIWIVDFKTTDQGSLTDAAFDALQRNRYSAQLEAYAHIRSQLPDGNRPIQLGLYFPLAARLIHWDSIFRHTR
- a CDS encoding lipid-A-disaccharide synthase, which encodes MFLSAGEASGDAYGAAIITALRQQLPQAVFSGLGGTQMESAGQHRIVRAEDVAHMGITEVLQHAPFIYRQYRKLVGSIQRDRPNVAILIDFPDVNFRLAKHLHATGVPVVWFVSPQLWAWKRRRLRWVQQRVSRMLVIFPFEEPFYRNRGVDAQFVGHPLAASAEPPAVSREAYAEQHNLDPNRTWIAFLPGSRWKEIRANLPTLHELAVSDLFSASAAYTTFDGDTTTAPRDPAAYTRYEFLLPIASTISPAALNTYLAELDAQHLRYFGPTEFTPNTRPRITLVPDAREALHHARASVVASGTATVLAAIVGNPFVVVYRVSALTFALAKKLVQYPPELPAPFDADGNVPVGMVNLIAGRRIVPELLQSRFTAENVATVLTPLLSDTPERDTQLTALAEVRQRLHSDGHPIAHVVETVLSLLPLQ